Proteins encoded in a region of the Bradyrhizobium sp. CB3481 genome:
- a CDS encoding SDR family oxidoreductase has product MKIVVIGGTGLIGSKTVAILRQGGYEVVAASPQSGINTITGEGLKEALAGTQVVIDLANSPSFDDKAVLEFFEISGRNLLAAEAAANVRHHVALSIVAIDRTDNGYFRAKVAQEKLVKASGIPYTIVRSTQFLEFLRGIADSSADGNVVKLPPILFQPIAADDVAANVADVALAPPRNGIVEIAGPERAPFNEIVARYLTAVGDPRDVVSDPDARYWGGRVDEHSLVPLGEARLGRIGFGEWLRRSQAAA; this is encoded by the coding sequence ATGAAGATAGTTGTCATCGGCGGCACCGGCCTGATCGGCTCGAAGACCGTCGCCATTCTGCGCCAGGGCGGCTATGAGGTCGTGGCAGCCTCCCCCCAAAGCGGTATCAACACCATCACCGGCGAGGGGCTCAAGGAGGCCTTGGCGGGCACGCAGGTGGTGATCGATCTCGCCAATTCGCCTTCATTTGACGACAAGGCGGTGCTGGAATTCTTCGAAATCTCCGGTCGCAACCTGCTCGCGGCGGAAGCCGCAGCGAACGTCCGGCACCATGTCGCACTGTCAATCGTCGCAATCGACCGGACCGACAATGGTTATTTCCGCGCCAAGGTCGCCCAAGAGAAACTGGTCAAGGCCTCCGGCATCCCATACACCATCGTCCGCTCGACTCAGTTTCTGGAATTCCTCCGCGGCATCGCCGATTCAAGCGCGGATGGAAACGTGGTCAAGCTCCCGCCGATCCTGTTCCAGCCGATCGCGGCGGATGACGTTGCTGCCAACGTTGCCGATGTGGCGCTCGCGCCGCCACGCAACGGCATCGTGGAGATCGCGGGCCCGGAACGAGCGCCGTTCAACGAAATCGTCGCCCGCTATCTGACGGCGGTTGGCGACCCGCGCGACGTCGTGAGCGATCCCGATGCCCGATACTGGGGCGGCCGGGTTGACGAGCACTCGCTCGTGCCGCTGGGCGAGGCGCGCCTTGGCCGTATCGGTTTCGGCGAATGGCTCCGCCGTTCACAGGCAGCAGCCTGA
- a CDS encoding cupin domain-containing protein gives MTIKLVALVLLCLMIGTAVAQEPKVTSLMSKDLPENPGREALMITVEHAPGGSSAIHRHNAHAFVYVLEGSVVMQLKGGQQVTLIPGQTFFEGPDDVHVVDRNASGTQPAKFLVLLIKDQGAPALVPAQ, from the coding sequence ATGACCATCAAGCTCGTCGCACTTGTTCTTCTGTGCCTCATGATCGGCACGGCGGTGGCTCAGGAGCCTAAGGTCACGTCACTCATGTCTAAGGATCTTCCGGAGAATCCCGGCAGAGAAGCTCTGATGATCACAGTTGAGCATGCGCCCGGCGGTTCGAGCGCTATCCACCGACACAATGCACATGCGTTTGTTTACGTGCTAGAGGGCTCCGTCGTGATGCAGTTGAAGGGTGGACAACAGGTGACACTGATACCAGGACAGACCTTCTTTGAAGGCCCGGATGATGTTCATGTCGTCGATCGGAACGCAAGCGGCACCCAGCCGGCGAAATTCCTGGTGCTCTTGATCAAGGACCAGGGCGCCCCGGCGCTTGTGCCCGCACAGTGA
- a CDS encoding adenylate/guanylate cyclase domain-containing protein, translating to MSPDQTKRKLAAIFVADIAGYSQLMGADDEGTLARLKVLRSELIDPKNKRHHGRIVKTTGDGILIEFPSVVDAVRCAIELQQGMVERNADVSRDKRIEFRVGINLGDVIIEGRDLYGDGVNIAARLEALAEPGGICISQTVLNHARDKVPFDVEDAGEQTLKNIARPVHVYRIIIDPRPRRPATPKPEVPTLALPDKPSVAVLPFTNMSGDPEQEFVSDGIAEDVITALSRYPSLFVIARNSSFTYKGRSVDVKQVGRELGVRYVLEGSVRKAGNRIRVTAQLIEAGTSNHVWAQRYDRDLADIFAMQDELTEALTTALAPAIADAELRRAMRKPPGSLDAWAAYQRGLWHLSKATAGDDETAEKFFKQAIDLDSSFSGGYSALALYQLQAAALYQKQDLADAQRSAEALARRAVALDGADAEARSCLGWALQARGEADGALAEIERALSMSPNLAIAHGHRGATLIFAERPKEGLAALETCIRLDPRDPYLAVRLLHIACGLYFNGEYEASVKAAKRLIRSYPEFPMVYRWSAAALGQLGRITEAKEELDKAISHAPGAFDMYVRKRAPWFRPEDHAHLVEGLRKAGWKG from the coding sequence ATGTCCCCAGACCAGACCAAACGCAAGCTCGCCGCTATTTTTGTCGCCGATATTGCCGGCTACAGCCAGCTAATGGGTGCGGACGACGAAGGCACGCTCGCCCGCCTCAAGGTGCTTCGCAGCGAACTGATTGATCCAAAGAACAAGCGACATCACGGCCGGATCGTGAAAACGACCGGTGACGGAATTCTAATTGAGTTTCCAAGCGTGGTGGACGCCGTGCGCTGCGCGATCGAGCTTCAGCAGGGCATGGTCGAACGTAATGCCGACGTGTCTAGGGACAAGCGCATTGAGTTTCGCGTCGGCATCAACCTTGGGGATGTGATAATCGAAGGCCGCGATCTCTATGGCGACGGCGTGAACATCGCGGCGCGCCTTGAGGCGCTGGCCGAGCCCGGTGGCATATGTATCTCTCAGACGGTCCTCAACCACGCGCGCGATAAAGTGCCTTTCGACGTCGAGGACGCAGGCGAGCAAACGCTGAAGAATATCGCCCGACCGGTCCACGTCTACCGGATCATCATCGATCCCCGCCCGCGCCGCCCTGCGACGCCCAAACCTGAGGTACCGACGCTGGCGTTGCCCGACAAGCCATCTGTCGCCGTGCTGCCATTCACTAATATGAGCGGCGACCCCGAGCAAGAGTTCGTCTCAGACGGGATCGCCGAGGATGTGATCACGGCGCTATCGCGCTATCCCTCGCTGTTCGTGATCGCCCGGAACTCGTCTTTCACCTACAAGGGCCGAAGTGTCGATGTGAAACAGGTCGGACGCGAGCTCGGTGTACGCTATGTACTCGAAGGCAGCGTGCGCAAGGCCGGCAATCGGATCCGCGTCACTGCGCAATTGATAGAGGCGGGAACAAGCAACCATGTGTGGGCCCAGCGCTACGACCGCGATCTCGCTGATATTTTCGCTATGCAGGACGAACTCACTGAAGCGCTGACGACAGCGCTGGCGCCCGCCATTGCAGACGCCGAGCTGCGACGCGCCATGCGCAAACCACCAGGGAGCCTTGATGCCTGGGCGGCCTATCAGCGAGGTCTGTGGCATCTGAGCAAGGCGACCGCAGGCGACGACGAGACCGCGGAGAAATTCTTTAAGCAGGCAATCGACCTCGACTCGAGCTTCAGCGGCGGCTACAGCGCGCTCGCCTTGTACCAGCTGCAGGCGGCTGCGCTCTACCAAAAGCAGGACCTGGCAGACGCGCAACGCTCGGCCGAGGCCCTGGCCCGCCGGGCAGTCGCGCTCGATGGCGCCGATGCGGAAGCCCGTTCATGCCTCGGCTGGGCGCTGCAAGCGCGCGGCGAGGCTGACGGCGCGCTGGCGGAAATTGAACGAGCTCTCTCAATGAGTCCAAATCTGGCGATCGCGCATGGCCATAGAGGCGCGACGCTGATCTTCGCGGAACGACCGAAGGAGGGGCTTGCGGCTCTCGAAACGTGTATCAGACTAGATCCCCGCGACCCGTATCTGGCAGTACGTTTGTTGCACATCGCATGCGGTCTATATTTCAACGGCGAATACGAGGCTTCGGTCAAAGCCGCGAAACGGCTGATCCGGTCGTATCCCGAGTTTCCGATGGTCTACCGCTGGTCCGCTGCGGCGCTCGGCCAGCTCGGGCGTATAACGGAAGCGAAGGAAGAATTGGATAAGGCCATCTCTCACGCACCGGGGGCCTTCGACATGTATGTGCGCAAGAGAGCTCCGTGGTTTCGTCCGGAAGACCACGCTCATCTCGTCGAGGGTTTGCGCAAGGCCGGCTGGAAGGGCTGA
- a CDS encoding Crp/Fnr family transcriptional regulator, producing MQSENLLLNQLNASTYSKIAPALIAVNLERGHELARPRERVHRAYFPYGGAISCVVKLPGGDAIETAMIGKDGEWGAAQALDDKVSLNGVMVQIAGKGSAIEADRLRRLADELPDLRALLMRYEHFFSAQVQQTAACNAVHQVEPRLCRWLLRLYDLVGPDYMITQEFMAEMMGVRRTSVTTIASNLQKAGAISYSRGQVHIHDVSILEARSCECRAEIRLHYEELFHPQELNRID from the coding sequence ATGCAGTCCGAAAATCTGCTGCTAAATCAGCTAAACGCATCCACTTATAGCAAGATCGCGCCGGCTCTGATTGCCGTCAATTTGGAGCGCGGACACGAACTCGCTCGCCCGCGTGAAAGGGTGCATCGGGCCTATTTCCCTTATGGCGGGGCGATCTCGTGTGTGGTGAAACTGCCGGGCGGTGATGCCATCGAAACGGCGATGATTGGCAAGGATGGTGAGTGGGGCGCCGCCCAAGCCTTAGACGACAAGGTTTCGCTCAACGGAGTGATGGTTCAAATCGCGGGGAAAGGATCGGCTATCGAAGCTGACCGATTGAGGCGCCTGGCAGACGAGCTTCCCGATCTGCGCGCGCTGCTTATGCGCTACGAGCATTTTTTTTCTGCGCAAGTGCAGCAAACGGCCGCGTGCAATGCGGTCCACCAAGTTGAGCCGAGGCTTTGTAGATGGCTGCTGCGACTATACGATTTAGTCGGCCCGGATTATATGATCACCCAGGAGTTCATGGCGGAGATGATGGGTGTTCGCCGCACCAGTGTGACCACAATAGCCTCAAATCTGCAAAAGGCTGGCGCCATCTCCTACTCACGCGGCCAAGTTCACATCCACGACGTTTCAATTCTGGAAGCCCGCTCGTGTGAGTGCAGGGCCGAGATTCGGCTGCACTATGAGGAACTGTTCCATCCTCAGGAACTAAACAGGATCGATTGA
- a CDS encoding Crp/Fnr family transcriptional regulator has translation MERPASVGNRLLAALPSKDLALLAPHLQKVSLEQDAVVARSGDRRDRVYFPHTGAISFMLGLPNGETIATALIGREGALGALSVLGENSSLSSVTAVVRVGGAASQISVERFQAAYLGSGAIRHMVQAHTRSILMQFQHVAACNGLHPVEARMARWLLHLHDRSEGNILSLTQETLSQLLGVRRTTVTLEIAKLRALGAIRSDRRGLIEIDRGRLKQASCECYDVMRRQTDQIIPA, from the coding sequence ATGGAGCGCCCTGCCAGCGTCGGTAATCGTCTCCTAGCTGCATTGCCGTCGAAAGACCTCGCATTGCTCGCGCCGCATCTCCAGAAGGTATCGCTTGAACAGGATGCCGTGGTAGCGCGATCAGGAGATCGACGCGACCGTGTTTACTTTCCCCATACCGGCGCCATCTCCTTCATGCTCGGCCTGCCGAACGGGGAAACGATTGCAACTGCCCTAATCGGGCGCGAGGGAGCCCTCGGTGCGCTCTCGGTGCTGGGGGAAAACTCCTCCCTGTCGTCCGTGACCGCGGTCGTGCGGGTGGGCGGCGCCGCATCGCAAATCTCCGTGGAGCGTTTTCAAGCAGCCTACCTGGGAAGCGGCGCCATCAGACATATGGTCCAGGCGCACACGAGGTCGATACTCATGCAGTTCCAGCACGTCGCAGCCTGCAATGGGCTGCACCCGGTCGAGGCCCGTATGGCCCGGTGGCTGCTTCACTTGCACGATCGGTCGGAAGGCAACATCCTATCATTGACTCAGGAGACGCTTTCACAGTTGCTCGGGGTGCGACGAACGACCGTGACACTGGAGATTGCCAAACTCCGCGCCTTGGGTGCCATCAGATCAGATCGGCGGGGTTTGATCGAAATCGATAGGGGGCGTCTCAAGCAAGCGTCCTGCGAATGCTACGACGTCATGCGCCGTCAAACCGATCAAATCATCCCCGCATGA